One Drosophila kikkawai strain 14028-0561.14 chromosome 3L, DkikHiC1v2, whole genome shotgun sequence genomic window carries:
- the LOC108075106 gene encoding uncharacterized protein isoform X2 yields MNENKHLTALCVISIALTCANAALWPSYSSTDDDAPLSRCAGGRGLKYLSGDALTDSPDCLGPNNAPYPSAAVARTFSNWNGNSRRGRQSKLPSTLDPAITTSALLRAYDEVNNEAVGSSRYGRSLKNASPEQQCKSETPARLCKTRYNTTAPMYGVSLTSGQPVTIVQKFPDLLQQVVFEVCESSECDVVRGECTQTYVPYLFLVIPLGPVTLTGQDYVLVESGCVCKPKYSTGAAQEPNMIP; encoded by the exons atgaatGAGAACAaa CACCTAACGGCTCTCTGCGTCATCAGCATCGCACTCACCTGCGCAAACGCGGCACTGTGGCCGAGTTACAGCAGCACCGATGACGACGCGCCCCTCAGCCGGTGTGCCGGTGGGCGTGGCCTGAAGTACCTGTCCGGCGATGCGCTCACGGACTCGCCCGACTGCCTGGGACCCAACAATGCGCCGTATCCAAG CGCGGCCGTGGCGCGCACCTTCTCCAACTGGAACGGAAACTCGCGACGTGGCCGCCAGAGCAAATTGCCCAGCACGCTGGACCCCGCCATAACCACCAGTGCTCTGCTGCGGGCCTACGACGAGGTGAATAACGAGGCCGTCGGAAGCAGTCGCTACG GTCGATCGCTGAAGAACGCCTCGCCGGAGCAGCAGTGCAAGAGCGAGACACCGGCGCGACTGTGCAAAACGCGCTACAACACCACGGCGCCCATGTATGGTGTTAGTCTCACCTCCGGCCAGCCGGTGACCATAGTCCAGAAGTTCCCCGATCTTCTCCAGCAGGTGGTCTTTGAAGTGTGCGA GTCCTCTGAGTGCGACGTGGTCCGGGGAGAGTGTACGCAAACCTACGTGCCTTACTTGTTCCTGGTCATTCCCCTTGGCCCGGTGACTCTGACTGGCCAGGACTATGTGCTGGTGGAGAGCGGATGTGTGTGCAAGCCAAAATACTCGACGGGCGCTGCCCAGGAGCCCAACATGATACCGTAG
- the LOC108075106 gene encoding uncharacterized protein isoform X1, with protein MEYRCLSRSSVKHLTALCVISIALTCANAALWPSYSSTDDDAPLSRCAGGRGLKYLSGDALTDSPDCLGPNNAPYPSAAVARTFSNWNGNSRRGRQSKLPSTLDPAITTSALLRAYDEVNNEAVGSSRYGRSLKNASPEQQCKSETPARLCKTRYNTTAPMYGVSLTSGQPVTIVQKFPDLLQQVVFEVCESSECDVVRGECTQTYVPYLFLVIPLGPVTLTGQDYVLVESGCVCKPKYSTGAAQEPNMIP; from the exons ATGGAATACCGGTGCTTAAGTAGAAGTTCTGTCAAA CACCTAACGGCTCTCTGCGTCATCAGCATCGCACTCACCTGCGCAAACGCGGCACTGTGGCCGAGTTACAGCAGCACCGATGACGACGCGCCCCTCAGCCGGTGTGCCGGTGGGCGTGGCCTGAAGTACCTGTCCGGCGATGCGCTCACGGACTCGCCCGACTGCCTGGGACCCAACAATGCGCCGTATCCAAG CGCGGCCGTGGCGCGCACCTTCTCCAACTGGAACGGAAACTCGCGACGTGGCCGCCAGAGCAAATTGCCCAGCACGCTGGACCCCGCCATAACCACCAGTGCTCTGCTGCGGGCCTACGACGAGGTGAATAACGAGGCCGTCGGAAGCAGTCGCTACG GTCGATCGCTGAAGAACGCCTCGCCGGAGCAGCAGTGCAAGAGCGAGACACCGGCGCGACTGTGCAAAACGCGCTACAACACCACGGCGCCCATGTATGGTGTTAGTCTCACCTCCGGCCAGCCGGTGACCATAGTCCAGAAGTTCCCCGATCTTCTCCAGCAGGTGGTCTTTGAAGTGTGCGA GTCCTCTGAGTGCGACGTGGTCCGGGGAGAGTGTACGCAAACCTACGTGCCTTACTTGTTCCTGGTCATTCCCCTTGGCCCGGTGACTCTGACTGGCCAGGACTATGTGCTGGTGGAGAGCGGATGTGTGTGCAAGCCAAAATACTCGACGGGCGCTGCCCAGGAGCCCAACATGATACCGTAG
- the LOC108075248 gene encoding small integral membrane protein 8 gives MSEGKDQKPGDGIRSMRSTGVFRLINFELYAKPNAIIMGLGLTAITGVFGYIAYMRYKYESLGYYVAVKDDGREEFIKKKSNWES, from the exons ATGAGTGAGGGAAAGGATCAGAAGCCGGGCGATGGCATCCGCTCCATGCGCTCCACCGGAGTGTTCCGTCTAATCAACTTTGAGTTGTACGCAAAGCCG AACGCCATCATCATGGGCCTGGGACTGACTGCCATTACCGGAGTCTTTGGCTACATCGCCTACATGAGGTACAAGTACGAAAGCCTGGGCTACTATGTGGCCGTCAAGGACGACGGACGCGAAGAATTCATCAAAAAGAAGTCCAACTGGGAGAGCTAG
- the eIF2A gene encoding eukaryotic translation initiation factor 2A yields the protein MAAAADLVVPTLAIRSSVAVELWSSAGSKQPYEHKAHLPREETKSSRSICFSPDGRYFAYSNGQAVKVLEASRDSAASWPVVATLPRPKAFYLNFSPRGRYLCTWENYTITKDRPEGSPNLLVYEVATGEEVFAVVQKNQTDWQPSWSSDESIFALVVGGEALFYDLGEGAEKGFAGTSRKIGGSRGGMLSLGPGSCPPFLAFYTPGAKGAPSMCKLYKYPALGQNQTVACKSFFQADRVEMLWNKRGSGLLLLTSTEVDKSGASYYGNQAVHFMATKGDTCSVPLSKEGPVHCVKWSPKANEFVVVYGFMPSKAALYNLKCDVVFDFGEGPRNCAYFNPFGTLIVLAGFGNLPGAVEVWDVAKREKLANLKCADTTVFEWHPNGEWFITATTAPRLRISNGFKVYHYSGALLHETMWPQGQELLGIEWQQFPDKTFSEPKITKAKHEGIKSSQPEASKKAYTPPHLRLLKEGKNPEQYLPQPSVPGLAPSAAGGANNKRNNKNKPRGPKKDVVNVVNGGDADSTPAEVAPAGAAVPPGGGVQQTPPVTVPEAGEEQQQQQQRKHQSQHNTPRPRYQPQENAADQPRNQGQQYPQGQANGQNISEKERKIRSVAKKLSDIKKLKLRRNQGENLELNQLNKIKMEARYLDELKALKLSA from the exons ATGGCTGCAGCTGCGGATCTGGTTGTTCCTACCCTTGCCA TTCGCTCTAGCGTGGCCGTGGAGTTGTGGTCGTCGGCGGGCTCCAAGCAGCCGTACGAGCACAAGGCCCACTTGCCGCGCGAGGAGACGAAGAGCTCCCGCTCGATCTGCTTCAGCCCCGACGGCCGGTACTTTGCGTACTCCAACGGTCAGGCGGTCAAGGTGCTCGAGGCGAGCAGGGATAGCGCTGCCAGCTGGCCAGTGGTTGCCACGCTGCCCCGGCCGAAGGCCTTCTACCTCAACTTCTCGCCACGTGGCCGATATCTGTGCACCTGGGAGAACTATACCATCACCAAGGACCGGCCGGAGGGATCGCCCAATCTGTTAGTCTACGAGGTTGCCACCGGCGAAGAAGTCTTTGCCGTAGTACAGAAGAACCAGACTGACTGGCAGCCGTCATGGTCATCGGACGAGTCCATCTTTGCCCTGGTTGTTGGCGGCGAGGCGCTGTTCTACGATCTGGGAGAGGGAGCAGAGAAGGGATTCGCAGGCACCTCGCGTAAAATCGGTGGCAGTCGCGGCGGTATGCTTTCACTGGGACCCGGCAGCTGTCCACCCTTTCTGGCCTTCTACACCCCGGGCGCCAAGGGTGCTCCGTCCATGTGCAAGCTGTACAAATACCCGGCTCTGGGCCAGAACCAGACGGTTGCGTGCAAGAGCTTCTTCCAGGCCGACCGAGTCGAGATGCTGTGGAACAAGCGGGGAAGCGGTCTTCTGCTGCTGACCAGCACGGAGGTGGATAAGAGCGGAGCCTCCTATTACGGCAACCAGGCGGTGCATTTTATGGCCACCAAGGGCGACACTTGCTCCGTGCCCCTCTCCAAGGAGGGCCCGGTGCATTGTGTCAAGTGGAGTCCCAAGGCAAATGAGTTTGTGGTCGTCTACGGGTTCATGCCCTCCAAGGCGGCCCTCTACAATCTCAAGTGCGATGTGGTCTTCGATTTCGGCGAGGGACCGCGCAACTGCGCCTACTTCAATCCGTTTGGCACTCTCATAGTCCTGGCCGGCTTTGGTAATCTTCCAGGAGCCGTCGAGGTTTGGGATGTGGCCAAACGCGAGAAGTTGGCGAATCTCAAGTGCGCCGACACCACGGTCTTTGAGTGGCATCCCAATGGCGAGTGGTTCATCACTGCCACCACGGCGCCCAGACTACGGATCAGTAATGG attcAAAGTTTATCACTACTCTGGAGCTCTTCTTCACGAGACCATGTGGCCGCAGGGCCAGGAGCTGTTGGGCATCGAGTGGCAGCAATTCCCAGACAAGACCTTTAGCGAGCCAAAGATCACCAAGGCCAAGCACGAGGGCATCAAGTCCAGCCAACCAGAGGCCAGCAAGAAGGCCTACACACCGCCCCATCTGCGGCTGCTGAAGGAGGGAAAGAATCCGGAACAGTATCTGCCCCAACCGAGCGTTCCCGGACTGGCTCCATCAGCAGCAG GTGGTGCCAACAATAAAAggaacaacaagaacaagccCCGGGGCCCCAAAAAGGATGTCGTCAATGTGGTGAATGGCGGTGATGCGGACTCTACACCTGCAGAGGTAGCGCCAGCAGGTGCTGCTGTGCCGCCAGGTGGTGGTGTCCAGCAAACGCCGCCAGTAACAGTGCCAGAGGCTGgggaggagcagcaacagcagcagcagcgtaaGCATCAGTCGCAGCACAACACTCCCCGACCGAGATACCAGCCCCAGGAGAACGCGGCTGATCAGCCACGAAACCAGGGCCAACAGTATCCCCAGGGACAGGCTAATGGCCAGAATATCAGCGAGAAGGAACGAAAGATTCGCAGCGTTGCCAAGAAGCTGTCGGACATCAagaagctgaagctgcgccgcaACCAGGGCGAGAACCTGGAGCTGAACCAACTAAACAAGATTAAGATGGAAGCACGGTACCTGGACGAGCTCAAGGCTCTCAAGTTGTCTGCCTAG
- the LOC108075247 gene encoding uncharacterized protein, with amino-acid sequence MAMATEPFTGILGLNDDCLEEIFDRLQDLPSEVAFARTCQRFQHICQSKWRTSRAYEQLDLDKWRELLPNYEDLIYFLSQMRPHIKEMCVSSCLCALLKDLDEMHISELPAVASFYYDPEDVDCYPSNRSIRKLAGLLPGLRKLRLTTPIDGRYLSQFQHLQELHLYEDWHKAYELQQEYLEEVCHKLHDLRVLDIRTYDVISKLQLTNCVPSLRNLTVLKLNLATLKPVLPAVLELPALRQLVVLLDNEWHIPPLVSPDSYDHKIREVSEFYEIMERKAENILGFAVDGYYMPLEPGWDEKLPIWTHRRLQRLAICSWTHPADYLERYTCMTDLRLLCLRNWNDLSDDILLKFVELCPRLEHLDVSYCRELTPKFLTRALSVLKQREPHKHKPGFGRSPPLLLYYELSGFEDFVEKANLKSSPDYRDYIVFTADFPIDSERGLSFVDRGYQFEFDCP; translated from the exons ATGGCCATGGCTACAGAGCCATTTACTGGGATTCTTGGCCTCAATGACGATTGTCTGGAGGAGATTTTCGATCGACTCCAGGACCTGCCGTCCGAGGTGGCCTTCGCGAGAACCTGCCAACGCTTCCAGCACATCTGCCAGTCCAAATGGCGTACCAGTCGCGCCTACGAGCAGCTAGACCTGGACAAGTGGCGGGAGCTGCTGCCCAACTACGAGGATCTCATATATTTCCTCTCCCAGATGCGGCCGCACATCAAGGAGATGTGCGTTAGCAGCTGCTTGTGCGCCCTGCTCAAGGATCTGGACGAGATGCACATTTCAGAGCTGCCCGCGGTGGCCAGTTTCTACTACGATCCCGAGGACGTGGACTGCTATCCGTCGAATCGGAGCATTCGCAAGCTAGCCGGTCTGCTGCCGGGACTGCGCAAACTGCGTCTAACCACTCCCATTGACGGCCGATACTTGTCCCAGTTCCAGCACCTGCAGGAGCTGCATCTGTATGAGGATTGGCACAAGGCCTACGAGCTGCAGCAAGAGTATCTGGAGGAAGTGTGCCA CAAGCTACACGACCTCCGGGTACTGGACATACGAACCTACGACGTGATAAGCAAACTGCAGCTGACCAACTGTGTGCCAAGTCTCAGGAACCTAACCGTTCTTAAGCTGAACCTCGCCACGCTAAAGCCCGTTCTGCCGGCTGTCCTGGAGCTGCCCGCTCTGAGGCAACTGGTGGTTCTGCTGGACAACGAATGGCACATCCCGCCACTGGTCAGTCCCGATAGCTATGACCACAAGATCCGCGAGGTCAGTGAGTTTTACGAGATAATGGAGCGCAAGGCAGAGAACATTTTGGGTTTCGCCGTGGACGGCTACTATATGCCTTTAGAGCCCGGCTGGGATGAAAAATTGCCCATTTGGACGCATCGACGGCTACAGCGGCTGGCCATCTGCAGTTGGACCCATCCGGCCGACTATCTGGAGCGCTACACCTGCATGACAGACCTGCGGCTACTGTGCCTGCGAAATTGGAACGACCTGAGCGACGACATATTGCTCAAGTTTGTGGAGCTGTGTCCGCGCCTGGAACACCTGGACGTGTCCTACTGCCGCGAGCTAACCCCCAAATTCCTGACCCGCGCATTGAGTGTCCTTAAACAGCGAGAGCCCCACAAGCATAAGCCTGGCTTTGGGCGATCACCACCCCTCCTGCTGTACTACGAACTCAGTGGATTTGAGGATTTTGTGGAGAAAGCG aATCTCAAAAGCTCGCCGGACTATCGGGATTATATTGTGTTCACAGCCGACTTTCCCATCGACTCGGAGCGGGGTCTTAGTTTTGTGGATCGCGGCTATCAGTTTGAATTTGACTGTCCCTGA